The following proteins are co-located in the Noviherbaspirillum sp. UKPF54 genome:
- a CDS encoding UDP-N-acetylmuramoyl-L-alanyl-D-glutamate--2,6-diaminopimelate ligase — MLAVTASVTNILNWLEAEAPAAQLSSDSRTIRAGDVFFAYPGDAADGRRYIESAIQRGARAVIFEADGFQWNAAWTVPHMAVHDLKKAAGPVANAHYGQPDAAMFTVAVTGTNGKTSCSQWLGSALSRQGEPTAVVGSLGVGLYRRGAHAGLANTGYTTPDAVLLQRKLAELRDAGARALAIEASSIGLEQGRLNGMHVDVALFTNFTRDHLDYHGDMAAYEAAKKMLFDWPGLKHAVINLDDDMGVRLVEHLRKARPQLPVTGYTLAEREIDGIAVLRASEIRTSHGGTTFKLDCAAGSAQMKTQLVGQFNVSNVLGIFGVLLAKGIAFKAATEAVEVLTAVPGRMEQLGGQDAPLVVIDYAHTPDALEKTLSTLRQVAQQRSGELWCVFGCGGDRDPGKRPQMGRVAQAADRIIVTSDNPRSEEPATILAQIVQGIDTAALATDALHVIEDRASAILWAVRHAGKNDVVLLAGKGHEPYQEIKGKRLPFLDADHAALALAARATMKGNH, encoded by the coding sequence ATGCTGGCTGTGACTGCTTCCGTAACCAATATCCTGAACTGGCTCGAGGCCGAGGCGCCGGCGGCGCAGCTGTCGTCGGATTCGCGCACGATCCGCGCCGGTGACGTGTTCTTCGCCTATCCGGGCGACGCTGCCGATGGCCGGCGTTATATCGAAAGCGCCATCCAGCGCGGCGCCAGGGCGGTCATTTTCGAAGCCGACGGCTTCCAGTGGAACGCTGCATGGACGGTGCCGCACATGGCCGTGCACGACCTCAAGAAGGCCGCCGGCCCGGTCGCGAACGCCCATTACGGCCAGCCCGATGCCGCCATGTTCACCGTGGCCGTGACTGGCACCAACGGCAAGACCTCGTGCAGCCAATGGCTCGGCAGCGCCCTGTCACGTCAGGGCGAGCCGACCGCAGTGGTCGGCTCGCTCGGCGTCGGCCTGTACCGGCGCGGCGCTCACGCCGGCCTTGCCAATACCGGCTATACGACACCCGACGCCGTCCTGTTGCAGCGCAAGCTGGCGGAACTGCGCGATGCCGGCGCCAGGGCGCTTGCTATCGAGGCATCGTCGATCGGCCTCGAACAGGGACGCCTAAATGGCATGCATGTGGACGTCGCCCTGTTCACCAACTTCACGCGCGACCACCTCGATTATCACGGCGACATGGCCGCATACGAAGCAGCCAAGAAAATGCTGTTCGACTGGCCGGGATTGAAACATGCGGTAATCAATCTCGACGACGACATGGGCGTACGCCTGGTCGAACATCTCAGGAAAGCGCGTCCGCAACTGCCGGTCACCGGTTATACGCTGGCGGAGCGGGAGATCGACGGCATTGCGGTCCTGCGCGCGAGCGAGATCCGCACCAGCCATGGCGGCACCACGTTCAAGCTGGATTGCGCAGCCGGTTCCGCCCAAATGAAGACGCAACTTGTCGGCCAATTTAATGTCAGTAACGTCCTCGGCATTTTCGGCGTGCTGCTGGCGAAAGGCATTGCCTTTAAGGCAGCGACCGAGGCGGTGGAAGTGCTGACCGCGGTGCCGGGCCGCATGGAGCAGCTGGGCGGGCAGGACGCGCCGCTGGTGGTGATCGATTACGCGCACACGCCGGATGCGCTGGAAAAGACGCTGTCGACGCTGCGCCAGGTGGCGCAGCAGCGCAGCGGCGAACTGTGGTGCGTGTTCGGCTGCGGCGGCGATCGTGACCCGGGCAAGCGTCCGCAGATGGGGCGCGTGGCGCAGGCCGCCGACCGCATCATCGTCACCAGCGACAATCCGCGCAGCGAGGAGCCGGCAACTATTCTGGCGCAGATTGTCCAAGGCATCGACACGGCGGCTCTGGCGACGGATGCATTGCACGTGATCGAGGACCGCGCTTCCGCGATTCTGTGGGCGGTGCGGCATGCAGGGAAGAACGATGTGGTTCTGCTGGCCGGCAAGGGCCATGAGCCGTATCAGGAAATCAAGGGCAAGAGATTGCCTTTTTTGGATGCAGACCATGCCGCGCTGGCATTGGCTGCACGAGCAACGATGAAGGGGAATCATTAA
- the murF gene encoding UDP-N-acetylmuramoyl-tripeptide--D-alanyl-D-alanine ligase, whose product MKSSLAELQPWISRAAIVNAADAKFDGVSTDSRAVSIGNLFVALRGERFDAHDFLNEVAAKGVAAVVVERVPEGLTVPALVVPDTRVALAEIAACWRRQFALPVIGVTGSNGKTTVKEMIAAILTAAFGAERCMATRGNLNNDIGVPLTVFRLNASYQAAVIELGMNHPGEIAQLAAVAQPTVALVNNAQREHQEFMESVEAVARENGAVLSTLPDNGTAVFPADDEYTPLWRDLATGRKVKTFGLSGDADVTCSWQANDFGSDLSVTSGADTFQVKLAAAGVHNVRNALAAAACTLAIGVPVDAVIRGLESFAPVNGRLQRKTARCGALVIDDTYNANPDSVRAAIDVLANAAKPRLLVLGDMGEVGNEGPQFHAEVGAYAKSRGIERLLALGGLARHSVEAFGAQGEHFADIAALNSAVDQLANAGSTVLVKGSRFMKMERVVQHLVNQESSVQEAH is encoded by the coding sequence ATGAAATCGTCATTGGCTGAACTTCAGCCATGGATTTCGCGTGCCGCGATAGTCAACGCGGCGGATGCAAAGTTCGACGGCGTGTCGACCGACAGCCGAGCTGTATCTATTGGTAATTTGTTCGTCGCCTTGCGCGGCGAGCGTTTCGATGCGCATGACTTTTTGAACGAGGTGGCGGCCAAGGGTGTCGCCGCCGTGGTGGTGGAGCGCGTGCCTGAAGGGCTGACGGTGCCGGCGCTGGTGGTGCCGGATACACGCGTGGCGCTGGCCGAGATTGCGGCCTGCTGGCGCCGCCAATTTGCTCTGCCGGTCATCGGCGTCACCGGCAGCAATGGCAAGACCACCGTCAAGGAAATGATCGCGGCTATCCTGACCGCAGCGTTCGGCGCCGAACGCTGCATGGCCACCCGCGGCAATCTCAACAACGATATCGGTGTGCCGCTCACCGTGTTTCGTCTCAACGCTTCCTATCAGGCGGCAGTGATTGAACTGGGCATGAACCATCCGGGCGAGATCGCGCAGCTGGCGGCGGTCGCCCAACCGACAGTGGCACTGGTCAACAACGCGCAGCGCGAGCACCAGGAATTCATGGAAAGCGTGGAAGCGGTCGCTCGCGAAAACGGCGCCGTGCTGAGTACGCTGCCGGACAACGGCACCGCGGTGTTCCCGGCGGACGACGAGTACACGCCGCTGTGGCGCGACCTCGCTACCGGCCGGAAGGTGAAGACCTTCGGCCTGTCGGGCGACGCCGACGTCACCTGCAGCTGGCAGGCGAACGACTTCGGCAGCGATCTCTCGGTCACCTCCGGCGCCGACACTTTCCAGGTGAAGCTGGCCGCGGCCGGTGTGCACAACGTGCGCAACGCCCTGGCTGCCGCCGCCTGCACCCTGGCGATCGGCGTTCCGGTGGACGCGGTGATCCGCGGCCTGGAGTCGTTCGCTCCGGTCAACGGCCGCCTGCAACGCAAGACCGCGCGCTGCGGCGCGCTGGTGATTGACGACACCTACAACGCCAATCCGGATTCCGTGCGCGCGGCGATCGACGTGCTGGCCAATGCCGCGAAACCGCGCCTGCTGGTGCTGGGAGACATGGGCGAAGTCGGCAACGAAGGCCCGCAATTCCACGCCGAGGTCGGCGCCTACGCGAAAAGCCGAGGCATCGAGCGCCTGCTCGCGCTGGGCGGCCTGGCGCGCCACAGCGTCGAAGCCTTCGGCGCGCAGGGCGAGCATTTCGCGGACATCGCTGCGCTCAACTCCGCCGTCGACCAGCTGGCGAACGCCGGCTCCACGGTATTGGTGAAAGGCTCGCGCTTCATGAAGATGGAGCGCGTGGTTCAGCACCTCGTCAATCAAGAATCATCGGTACAGGAAGCTCACTGA